From the Pseudomonas baltica genome, one window contains:
- a CDS encoding sorbitol dehydrogenase family protein: MKPVSVPLILPIEQGGVLFKALDEMNMKHTPPLTCEQATSAPAGAWAAPMHRRTVLLGMTASALSLGLASLAVPGLSFAAQAPGLNASRFLQASQVLTGYDNLDALTAQRISAAMIAQQPAMAAQLTALADLVQVPANVFNAEALLAAAKQAGVGDAALAVVAAWFKGTVGHGQTAQLVAYKEALMYRPVSDGLIVPTYCGNGPLWWTAPIPDASAPAAGPRTAV; this comes from the coding sequence ATGAAACCGGTTTCAGTGCCTTTGATCCTGCCGATAGAGCAGGGCGGCGTGCTGTTCAAAGCCCTTGACGAGATGAACATGAAACACACTCCCCCTCTGACGTGCGAACAGGCGACCAGCGCTCCGGCTGGCGCGTGGGCCGCGCCGATGCATCGCCGTACCGTGTTGCTGGGCATGACGGCCAGTGCGCTGAGCCTTGGCCTCGCCAGCCTGGCTGTCCCCGGGCTCAGCTTCGCCGCACAAGCGCCCGGCCTGAACGCCTCGCGTTTCCTTCAGGCTTCGCAAGTGTTGACCGGCTATGACAACCTCGATGCGCTGACGGCCCAGCGCATCAGCGCCGCCATGATCGCCCAACAGCCGGCGATGGCTGCGCAACTGACCGCCCTGGCTGATCTGGTGCAGGTCCCGGCCAACGTATTCAATGCCGAGGCCTTGCTGGCCGCCGCCAAACAGGCTGGCGTCGGTGATGCCGCTTTGGCCGTGGTCGCCGCCTGGTTCAAAGGCACCGTGGGGCATGGCCAGACCGCTCAGTTGGTGGCCTACAAGGAAGCACTCATGTATCGCCCGGTGAGCGACGGTTTGATCGTGCCGACCTATTGCGGCAACGGCCCACTGTGGTGGACCGCACCGATTCCAGATGCCAGTGCACCCGCCGCCGGACCGAGGACTGCCGTATGA
- a CDS encoding GMC family oxidoreductase → MKAPVFAENGDVSADVIVVGSGVAGALIANQLVSEGYSVVILEAGLRIQRAQAVENWRNMPFDNRIGSDFQGLYPQAEHAPAPLYFPKNNYVGLDGPSGSSFQQGYLRTLGGTTWHWAASCWRHLPVDMRMQSEYGVGRDWPISYDELEPYYCRAEEAMGVAGPSDPQMESPPERSKPYPMDMVPWAYGDKRFAEVVNAHGYKHIPIPQGRSTRPWKGRPTCCGNNNCQPICPIGAMYNAIHTIEEAERHGAVCITEAVVYKVDTDAANRVSAVHWLRPDGSSRKATGKVFALACNALETPRLLLIAANEQNPNGIANSSDQVGRNMMDHSGFHCSFIANEPLWIGRGPAQSSCIVGPRDGDFRGQYSANKMILNNITQVGKATEQALAMGLVGQALEAEIRRRASHGVDLSISLEPLPDPNNRLTLSKTRKDPHGLPCPDIFYDVGDYVRKGAEAAHKQLEHIGQLFGATEFVITTSLNANNHIMGGTIMGSNPKDSVVDGDCRAHDHANLWLPGGGAMASASVVNTTLTMAALAIKAADSMSQALARG, encoded by the coding sequence ATGAAAGCGCCCGTATTTGCAGAGAACGGCGATGTCAGCGCCGACGTCATCGTGGTCGGTTCCGGCGTGGCCGGCGCCTTGATCGCCAATCAGTTGGTCAGCGAAGGCTACTCGGTAGTCATCCTCGAAGCGGGCTTGCGCATTCAGCGCGCCCAGGCCGTCGAGAACTGGCGCAACATGCCGTTCGATAATCGCATCGGTTCGGACTTCCAGGGGCTGTACCCGCAGGCCGAACACGCGCCAGCGCCGCTGTATTTCCCGAAAAACAACTACGTGGGCCTCGACGGCCCGAGCGGCAGCAGCTTCCAGCAGGGTTACCTGCGCACCTTGGGCGGCACCACCTGGCACTGGGCGGCCTCGTGCTGGCGCCATCTGCCGGTGGACATGCGCATGCAGTCCGAATACGGCGTAGGCCGCGACTGGCCGATCAGCTATGACGAGCTCGAACCCTATTACTGCCGCGCCGAAGAAGCCATGGGCGTCGCCGGCCCAAGCGACCCGCAGATGGAATCGCCGCCTGAGCGCAGCAAGCCGTACCCCATGGACATGGTGCCTTGGGCCTATGGCGACAAGCGCTTTGCCGAAGTGGTCAACGCCCACGGCTACAAGCACATCCCGATCCCTCAAGGGCGCAGCACGCGGCCGTGGAAAGGCCGTCCGACCTGCTGTGGCAACAACAACTGCCAGCCAATCTGCCCGATCGGTGCGATGTACAACGCCATTCACACCATCGAGGAAGCCGAGCGCCATGGCGCTGTGTGCATCACCGAAGCGGTGGTCTACAAGGTCGATACCGATGCGGCCAACCGCGTCAGCGCCGTGCACTGGCTACGCCCCGATGGCTCCTCGCGCAAAGCGACCGGCAAGGTCTTCGCTTTGGCCTGCAACGCGCTGGAAACCCCGCGCCTGCTGCTCATCGCGGCTAACGAGCAGAACCCCAACGGTATTGCCAACTCGTCCGACCAGGTCGGGCGCAACATGATGGATCACTCGGGTTTCCACTGCTCGTTCATCGCCAACGAGCCGCTGTGGATCGGCCGCGGCCCGGCCCAGAGCAGCTGCATCGTCGGCCCGCGCGACGGCGATTTCCGCGGCCAGTACTCGGCCAACAAGATGATCCTCAACAACATCACCCAGGTCGGCAAGGCTACCGAGCAGGCTCTGGCCATGGGCCTGGTGGGCCAGGCCCTCGAAGCCGAAATCCGCCGCCGCGCCAGCCACGGCGTCGACCTGTCGATCAGCCTCGAGCCACTGCCGGACCCGAACAACCGCCTGACCCTGAGCAAGACCCGCAAGGACCCGCACGGCCTACCGTGCCCAGACATCTTCTACGACGTTGGTGACTACGTGCGCAAAGGCGCCGAAGCCGCGCACAAGCAACTGGAGCACATCGGCCAGCTGTTTGGCGCTACCGAGTTCGTCATCACCACCAGCCTCAACGCCAACAACCACATCATGGGCGGCACCATCATGGGCAGTAACCCCAAGGATTCGGTGGTCGATGGCGATTGCCGTGCCCACGACCACGCCAATCTATGGTTGCCCGGTGGCGGCGCGATGGCGTCGGCCAGCGTGGTCAACACCACCCTGACCATGGCCGCCCTGGCGATCAAGGCAGCCGACTCCATGAGTCAGGCCCTGGCGCGAGGATAA
- a CDS encoding Gfo/Idh/MocA family oxidoreductase has protein sequence MTRTRIAIAGAGYIGQAHIDVLLQSSTCELSAVVDPSPQAQALAAKAGVPLYKSLEELLDRDRPDGVVLATPNQFHVPHALLCMAAGLPMLLEKPVASTVAEGRALARQAEEHNARILIGHHRAHSPIMAKACEVVHSGALGRLVSVMGSAVFFKPDQYFSDAPWRSQPGAGPILLNMIHEVHNLRMLAGEVVAVQAFASNAVRNFQVEDTVAINLRFASGALGSFMLSDSAASPRSWEQTSQENKAYASYDDEDCYVIAGTNGSLSVPTMRLKTYPSAQDRSWWKPFEVGVVGMIRQDPLVHQMEHFGAVVRGEVEPLVSVQDGLANLRVTEAIAEAAKSGRVIEIEAQ, from the coding sequence ATGACCAGGACCCGCATTGCCATCGCCGGTGCTGGCTATATCGGCCAGGCCCACATTGATGTCCTGCTGCAAAGCTCTACCTGCGAGCTGTCGGCGGTAGTCGACCCCTCCCCGCAGGCTCAGGCCCTGGCCGCCAAAGCCGGTGTGCCGCTCTATAAATCCCTGGAGGAGTTGCTCGACAGGGACCGCCCGGACGGCGTGGTGCTTGCCACGCCTAATCAGTTTCATGTGCCCCACGCGCTCTTGTGCATGGCTGCGGGGCTGCCGATGCTGCTGGAAAAGCCCGTGGCATCGACCGTTGCCGAAGGTCGCGCCCTCGCCCGCCAGGCCGAGGAACACAACGCCCGCATCTTGATCGGCCATCACCGTGCTCACAGTCCGATCATGGCCAAGGCTTGCGAGGTCGTGCACAGCGGCGCTTTGGGGCGCCTGGTATCGGTGATGGGCAGCGCGGTGTTCTTCAAGCCCGATCAGTATTTCAGCGATGCGCCGTGGCGCAGCCAGCCAGGCGCGGGGCCGATACTGCTGAACATGATCCACGAAGTCCACAATCTGCGAATGCTTGCGGGTGAGGTGGTCGCTGTGCAGGCGTTTGCGTCCAATGCCGTGCGCAACTTCCAGGTCGAGGACACGGTGGCGATCAACCTGCGCTTCGCCAGCGGCGCGCTGGGCAGCTTCATGCTCTCGGACAGCGCCGCCTCGCCGCGCAGTTGGGAGCAGACCTCTCAAGAGAACAAGGCCTATGCGAGCTACGACGATGAGGACTGTTATGTGATCGCGGGCACCAACGGCAGCCTGTCGGTCCCCACCATGCGACTGAAAACCTACCCCAGCGCGCAAGATCGCTCATGGTGGAAACCCTTTGAAGTCGGTGTGGTGGGCATGATCCGGCAGGACCCGCTCGTGCACCAGATGGAGCATTTTGGAGCGGTGGTGCGTGGTGAGGTCGAGCCTCTGGTGAGCGTGCAGGATGGGCTGGCCAACCTGCGGGTGACCGAGGCCATCGCCGAGGCCGCGAAGAGCGGGCGCGTGATCGAAATCGAAGCGCAGTAG
- a CDS encoding cytochrome c — protein MITRHLRAASLQAALGLTLLGAGLSLPAYALESVPGAATTPVAAAPTLEEQGRRLAVAGDCMACHTVPDSDKPFAGGYAINSPFGAIYSTNITPSKTAGIGNYTEQQFAAAVRDGVRADGSRLYPAMPYTSYVHLTDQDVAALYAYFMHAVKPVDVPAQVTALNFPFNLRFSMVGWNLLFLDSRDTSKTAASVAASDAQLQRGEYLTNTLEHCGACHTPRNPLMAEIKSKALTGGMVGPWYAPNITSDPVSGIGAWSDHELIEYLGTGRAKGKNQAAGGMAEAVQNSLQFLPREDLAAIVAYLKSTKPVREPGATIAAFSYTGNGNSLAESTLRGVGKYNEHDSLHSGEALYSGLCASCHQPSGKGSANQAYPSLLNNTATGLSTPANLISAILYGVDRLDGEHHVLMPRFDGTSYVQPLNDQQVADVANFVLQHYGNGAVSVSAKDVAVARNGGEAPLLAVVQPYILPAIVVGIVVVIGLLALWLRRRKPH, from the coding sequence ATGATCACCAGACATTTACGTGCTGCATCTCTCCAGGCAGCGCTAGGCCTGACGCTGCTCGGTGCAGGCTTGAGCCTGCCGGCCTACGCCCTGGAGTCCGTACCCGGTGCCGCGACGACCCCGGTCGCGGCGGCGCCGACCCTGGAAGAGCAGGGCAGGCGCCTGGCAGTGGCCGGCGACTGCATGGCCTGCCACACCGTCCCCGACAGCGACAAACCCTTCGCCGGTGGTTATGCGATCAACTCGCCTTTTGGCGCGATCTACTCCACCAACATCACGCCGTCGAAAACCGCCGGCATTGGCAACTACACCGAGCAACAGTTCGCCGCCGCCGTGCGCGATGGCGTTCGCGCTGACGGCAGCCGCCTGTACCCGGCCATGCCGTACACCTCGTACGTACACCTGACCGATCAGGACGTCGCCGCGCTGTATGCGTACTTCATGCATGCGGTCAAACCGGTGGATGTGCCTGCGCAGGTCACGGCGCTGAACTTCCCGTTCAACCTGCGCTTCTCGATGGTCGGCTGGAACCTGTTGTTTCTCGACAGCCGTGACACGTCCAAGACGGCGGCCAGTGTGGCGGCCAGCGACGCGCAGTTGCAGCGCGGCGAATACCTGACCAACACCCTGGAGCACTGTGGCGCCTGCCACACGCCGCGCAATCCCTTGATGGCCGAGATCAAGAGCAAGGCCCTCACCGGTGGCATGGTCGGCCCCTGGTACGCGCCCAACATCACCTCTGATCCGGTCAGCGGTATCGGCGCCTGGAGCGATCACGAACTGATCGAATACCTGGGCACCGGCCGCGCCAAAGGCAAGAACCAGGCAGCTGGCGGCATGGCGGAAGCGGTGCAGAACAGCTTGCAGTTCCTGCCGCGCGAGGACCTGGCCGCTATCGTCGCCTACCTCAAGAGCACTAAACCGGTGAGGGAGCCGGGGGCCACAATCGCGGCGTTCAGCTACACCGGCAATGGCAACAGCCTGGCTGAAAGCACGCTGCGCGGTGTCGGCAAATACAACGAGCACGACAGCCTGCACAGCGGCGAGGCGCTCTACAGCGGCCTGTGCGCCAGCTGCCACCAGCCGTCAGGCAAGGGCAGTGCCAATCAGGCCTATCCCTCGTTGCTGAACAACACCGCCACCGGCCTGAGCACGCCCGCCAACTTGATCTCGGCGATCCTGTACGGGGTCGATCGGCTGGACGGCGAGCATCATGTGCTGATGCCACGGTTTGACGGCACGTCCTATGTTCAGCCGTTGAACGACCAGCAAGTCGCTGACGTTGCCAACTTCGTGTTGCAGCATTACGGCAACGGTGCGGTCAGCGTGTCGGCCAAGGACGTAGCAGTCGCCCGTAATGGCGGTGAAGCGCCGTTGCTGGCGGTGGTCCAGCCGTACATCCTGCCAGCCATAGTGGTGGGCATCGTCGTGGTGATCGGCCTGCTTGCGCTATGGCTCCGCCGCCGCAAACCCCACTGA
- a CDS encoding aldo/keto reductase, with amino-acid sequence MSTLEYRNLGRNGIKVSPITLGTMMFGSQTPEDVAKRITDKAFAQGINFIDTANGYNGGASEEVVGRLIADRRAQWVLATKFVNPNPGGGGPNNKGASRNNVIQSVDASLKRLNTDYIDLFYLHREDNDTPVEETLRALSDLIRAGKIRTYGLSNHRAWKLAEFSRTADLLGIERPSASQPLYNLANRQIESEHLPAAEYYGIGVVPYSPLARGVLTAKYDPSQPPSPESRAGRSDPRLQQTEWRPESLNIAQRVKQHAEARGITPGQFALAWVLNNALVTSAIAGPRTEAQWDDYVPTLDYVFTAEDEAFIDDLVVTGHSSTPGYNDPSHLFVGRKPRR; translated from the coding sequence ATGAGCACCCTCGAGTACCGCAACCTTGGCCGCAACGGCATCAAGGTTTCGCCTATTACCCTCGGCACCATGATGTTCGGCAGCCAGACCCCTGAAGACGTTGCCAAGCGCATCACCGACAAGGCTTTCGCCCAGGGCATCAATTTTATCGACACTGCCAACGGCTACAACGGCGGTGCCAGCGAAGAAGTGGTCGGCCGCCTGATCGCCGACCGACGCGCCCAGTGGGTGCTGGCGACCAAATTCGTCAACCCCAATCCTGGCGGCGGCGGCCCTAACAACAAGGGCGCTTCGCGCAACAACGTCATCCAATCGGTGGACGCCAGCCTCAAGCGACTGAATACCGACTACATCGACCTGTTCTATCTGCACCGCGAAGACAACGACACGCCCGTGGAAGAAACCCTGCGCGCGCTGTCGGACCTGATTCGCGCCGGCAAGATTCGCACCTACGGACTGTCCAATCACCGCGCCTGGAAGCTCGCCGAGTTCAGCCGTACCGCTGACCTGCTCGGCATCGAACGGCCATCGGCGTCCCAGCCGCTGTACAACCTCGCCAATCGCCAGATCGAGTCCGAGCACCTGCCGGCCGCCGAGTACTACGGCATTGGTGTGGTGCCTTACAGCCCGTTGGCTCGCGGCGTATTGACGGCCAAGTACGATCCATCCCAACCGCCGTCCCCAGAGTCCCGCGCCGGTCGCAGCGACCCCCGTCTGCAACAGACCGAGTGGCGCCCGGAGTCGTTGAATATCGCTCAGCGGGTCAAGCAACACGCCGAGGCCCGAGGCATCACGCCGGGGCAGTTCGCCCTGGCCTGGGTGCTCAACAACGCCTTGGTGACCTCGGCGATCGCCGGCCCACGTACCGAGGCGCAGTGGGACGATTACGTGCCGACGCTGGACTATGTGTTCACGGCTGAAGACGAAGCCTTCATTGACGATCTGGTGGTGACCGGGCACTCGTCGACGCCTGGGTATAACGACCCCAGCCACCTGTTCGTAGGGCGCAAGCCGCGGCGCTGA
- a CDS encoding ABC transporter substrate-binding protein, translating into MPPFIRFLALGAALLVAGQAAAADRVELRIGDQKGNMRAQLEAADALRDLPYDIRWSEFPAAAPLAEALNAGAVDAGIIGDAPLLFALAAGAQVKAIAVDKSDGYGTAVLVAPDSPLKSAADLKGKRIATGRGSIGHFVALKALASVGLSEKDVDFRFLGPVDAKMALANGSVDAWATWEPYTALSELTKQGRVLVNGSQLTTGNSFLAATDTALADQAKRAALQDYLARVAKAQVWAYANLDSYSRSLAKIIGFPEDAARLQFERRKLHWESLDAHTIDQQQETANFYQAHGLINKPLDAKSTFAQGFSIPTGNTAAK; encoded by the coding sequence ATGCCTCCCTTTATACGATTCCTGGCGCTTGGCGCCGCTCTGCTGGTGGCTGGCCAGGCCGCGGCGGCTGATCGGGTCGAACTGCGCATCGGCGACCAGAAAGGCAATATGCGCGCGCAACTCGAAGCTGCCGATGCATTGCGCGACTTACCCTATGACATTCGTTGGTCCGAGTTCCCTGCGGCGGCGCCACTGGCCGAAGCGCTGAATGCCGGCGCCGTGGACGCGGGCATCATCGGCGACGCACCGCTGCTCTTCGCTCTGGCCGCCGGGGCGCAGGTAAAGGCGATCGCGGTGGACAAATCCGACGGCTACGGCACCGCCGTGCTGGTCGCGCCGGACTCACCACTCAAATCCGCGGCCGATCTCAAGGGCAAGCGCATCGCCACCGGACGCGGCTCGATCGGCCACTTCGTCGCCCTCAAGGCGCTCGCCAGCGTCGGCTTGAGTGAAAAGGACGTGGACTTCCGTTTCCTCGGCCCGGTGGACGCGAAGATGGCCCTGGCCAATGGCTCGGTGGACGCCTGGGCGACATGGGAACCCTATACCGCGCTGTCGGAGCTGACCAAACAGGGCAGGGTGCTGGTCAATGGCAGCCAGCTGACCACCGGCAACAGCTTCCTGGCGGCGACCGACACGGCGCTGGCCGATCAAGCCAAGCGTGCCGCCTTGCAGGATTATCTGGCCAGGGTGGCAAAGGCGCAGGTGTGGGCGTATGCAAACCTCGACAGCTATTCGCGCAGCCTGGCGAAGATCATCGGTTTCCCGGAAGATGCCGCGCGCTTGCAGTTCGAGCGACGCAAACTGCACTGGGAGAGCCTGGATGCCCACACCATCGACCAACAGCAGGAAACGGCGAATTTCTACCAGGCGCATGGGCTGATCAACAAACCGCTTGATGCGAAATCGACCTTTGCCCAAGGGTTCAGCATCCCTACTGGCAACACCGCGGCAAAATAA
- a CDS encoding P-loop NTPase fold protein, with protein MKVQTTASFAKVSSPAGFVLSIEGPWGSGKSSTLAMI; from the coding sequence GTGAAAGTACAAACAACGGCCTCATTCGCAAAGGTGTCGAGTCCAGCGGGTTTCGTCTTATCCATCGAAGGGCCTTGGGGGAGCGGGAAAAGTTCGACGCTTGCGATGATCTAG
- a CDS encoding SDR family oxidoreductase, producing the protein MSRLNGKIAVITGGNSGIGLASAIRIAAEGARVVIIGRRQDELDKALVLIGADAVAIQGDISNLKDLDRIFTDIKSTQGRIDVLFANAGLGEFQPLGSITEESFDLTFGINVKGTLFTVQKALPLMGDGGSIILTGSTTGSMGTPAFSVYSATKAALRNFARSWALDLKGTGIRVNVLSPGPISTPGLDLALSSLGQTDVLIEGMATQVPLGRIGQPEEVAAAALFLASDESSFMTGSEMFVDGGAAQV; encoded by the coding sequence ATGAGCAGGCTCAACGGTAAAATCGCAGTGATCACAGGTGGCAACAGCGGCATCGGCCTTGCCAGCGCCATACGCATTGCGGCAGAAGGCGCACGTGTGGTGATCATCGGTCGCCGCCAGGATGAATTGGACAAAGCCTTGGTGCTGATCGGCGCTGACGCAGTCGCGATCCAGGGCGACATCTCCAACCTCAAAGATCTGGACCGGATCTTCACAGACATCAAATCTACCCAAGGCAGGATCGATGTTTTGTTCGCTAACGCCGGGCTGGGAGAGTTTCAGCCGCTCGGATCGATCACCGAAGAATCATTTGACCTCACGTTTGGCATCAACGTGAAAGGCACGCTGTTCACTGTGCAAAAAGCATTGCCACTGATGGGCGATGGCGGCTCGATAATCCTCACCGGGTCGACGACGGGCTCTATGGGCACGCCGGCGTTCAGCGTGTACAGCGCCACCAAAGCCGCGTTGCGTAACTTTGCCAGGAGCTGGGCGCTTGATCTGAAAGGCACTGGTATTCGCGTCAATGTGCTTTCACCTGGACCGATCTCGACTCCGGGCCTCGACCTCGCGCTTTCAAGCCTGGGCCAAACGGACGTGCTCATCGAGGGCATGGCCACGCAGGTGCCACTGGGACGTATTGGCCAACCGGAAGAAGTCGCGGCGGCGGCGTTGTTCCTGGCGTCGGATGAGAGCAGCTTCATGACCGGCAGTGAGATGTTCGTTGATGGAGGGGCTGCTCAGGTTTGA